The Halosimplex litoreum genome has a window encoding:
- a CDS encoding type II toxin-antitoxin system VapC family toxin encodes MIFLDSWVWLEFVFDGDSVDEAESVIERANSPDVGGLVAPTVVSEVSYRVRRVEDEETAEETIRAIRDFEHVESMPVVDDIGEYAAELRFEYYEPGERELSYADAIHLATAIVHGGCDTLYTGDPDFEGIEEIETVVL; translated from the coding sequence GTGATCTTCCTCGACTCCTGGGTGTGGCTGGAGTTCGTGTTCGACGGCGACAGCGTCGACGAAGCCGAGTCAGTCATCGAGCGGGCCAACTCGCCCGACGTGGGGGGACTCGTCGCACCGACGGTCGTCTCGGAGGTCTCCTATCGCGTTCGCCGAGTCGAAGACGAGGAGACGGCCGAGGAGACGATCCGCGCGATCCGCGACTTCGAACACGTCGAGAGCATGCCCGTCGTCGACGACATCGGGGAGTACGCGGCAGAACTTCGGTTCGAGTACTACGAGCCAGGCGAGCGGGAGCTGTCCTACGCCGACGCGATACACCTCGCGACCGCGATCGTCCACGGGGGCTGTGACACGCTGTACACCGGTGACCCGGACTTCGAAGGGATCGAAGAGATCGAGACGGTCGTCCTGTGA
- a CDS encoding small ribosomal subunit Rsm22 family protein, whose product MNADQREQVRSNAKYLRRVRPIDPDEIYEYVDGQPHPAAVAQVLRESAVDLGLLERDDGTFEPVEAGALSVSFHGVDAFPVEYGRVLEDRLVAEYGPGWPDGDSGDRLRERIRSFKADYFEQRAVAYDAETALAYGLYHLPDYYAVAQYALADLAGEGLLPTHLRVLDVGAGVGGPALGLHDLVPEDALVDYHAVEPSAAGDVLEALLGETGRNFHHAVHRETAEAFDPGALASEFGDDSDSEGEHDDTDDGDAGFDLILFSNVLSELDDPESVVERYAEALAEDGTIVGLAPADRNTATGLREVERSVADRGPLTIYGPDVRLWPGETPADDCWSFEVKPDIEVPVFQRRLDDGEPGESRLDGPERRDGEFENTDVQYAYTYLRRDGSRRVDFTPDDSRVARLAKSEDLVTERANVYLAKLSRDLSDDGHPLFRVGDGSQQVDHFAVLTDESMLNSDLLTAEYGDVLSIENALVLWNDDEGAVNLVIDGETVVDRVPV is encoded by the coding sequence ATGAACGCCGACCAGCGCGAACAGGTTCGCTCGAACGCGAAGTACCTCCGGCGAGTGCGTCCGATCGACCCCGACGAGATATACGAGTACGTCGACGGCCAGCCCCACCCGGCCGCGGTCGCGCAGGTGCTACGCGAGTCGGCCGTCGACCTGGGCCTCCTCGAGCGCGACGACGGCACTTTCGAACCCGTCGAGGCGGGGGCGCTGTCGGTCTCGTTCCACGGCGTCGACGCGTTCCCCGTCGAGTACGGACGCGTACTGGAGGACCGACTCGTCGCCGAGTACGGCCCCGGCTGGCCGGACGGCGACTCGGGCGACCGCCTGCGCGAGCGGATCCGCTCGTTCAAGGCCGACTACTTCGAACAGCGCGCCGTCGCGTACGACGCGGAGACGGCACTGGCGTACGGCCTCTACCACCTCCCCGACTACTACGCCGTCGCGCAGTACGCCCTGGCCGACCTCGCGGGCGAGGGCCTGCTCCCCACGCACCTGCGCGTCCTCGACGTGGGCGCCGGCGTCGGCGGCCCGGCTCTGGGTCTGCACGACCTCGTCCCCGAGGACGCGCTCGTGGACTACCACGCAGTCGAGCCCAGCGCCGCCGGCGACGTACTCGAAGCGCTGCTCGGCGAGACCGGACGGAACTTCCATCACGCGGTCCACCGCGAGACCGCAGAGGCGTTCGACCCCGGCGCCCTCGCGTCGGAGTTCGGCGACGACAGCGATAGCGAGGGCGAGCACGATGACACCGACGACGGCGACGCCGGCTTCGACCTGATCCTGTTCTCGAACGTCCTGAGCGAACTCGACGACCCCGAGTCGGTAGTCGAGCGATACGCCGAGGCGCTGGCGGAGGACGGGACCATCGTCGGCCTCGCGCCCGCGGACCGCAACACGGCGACCGGTCTCCGCGAGGTCGAGCGGTCGGTCGCCGACCGCGGGCCACTGACGATATACGGTCCCGACGTTCGACTCTGGCCCGGCGAGACGCCCGCGGACGACTGCTGGTCGTTCGAGGTGAAACCCGATATCGAGGTGCCCGTCTTCCAGCGCCGCCTCGACGACGGCGAGCCCGGTGAGTCGAGGCTCGACGGCCCCGAGCGACGCGACGGCGAGTTCGAGAACACCGACGTGCAGTACGCCTACACCTACCTCCGTCGGGACGGCAGTCGGCGCGTCGACTTCACGCCCGACGACTCCCGCGTCGCCAGGCTCGCCAAAAGCGAGGACCTGGTGACCGAGCGGGCCAACGTCTACCTCGCGAAACTCAGCCGCGACCTCTCCGACGACGGCCACCCCCTCTTTCGCGTCGGCGACGGCTCCCAGCAGGTCGACCACTTCGCCGTTCTCACCGACGAGTCGATGCTCAACAGCGATCTCCTGACCGCCGAGTACGGCGACGTGCTGTCGATCGAGAACGCGCTCGTCCTCTGGAACGACGACGAAGGCGCCGTTAACCTCGTGATCGACGGCGAGACCGTCGTCGACCGGGTCCCCGTCTGA
- a CDS encoding acyl-CoA thioesterase, whose amino-acid sequence MPDLMDTFLENRWMVQPNHANSLGTTHGGNVLKWMDEVGAMSAMRFAGRDCVTARMDQVDFLQPIPVGETALVEAYVYETGRSSVRVRLRVFREDPRSGERELTTESYSVYVAIDDDREPVEVPELTVDSEEGERLRADAIDGDDKESAH is encoded by the coding sequence ATGCCAGACCTGATGGATACGTTCCTGGAGAACCGCTGGATGGTTCAGCCCAACCACGCCAACTCCCTGGGGACCACCCACGGCGGGAACGTGCTCAAGTGGATGGACGAAGTGGGGGCCATGTCGGCGATGCGGTTCGCCGGCCGCGACTGCGTCACCGCCCGGATGGACCAGGTCGACTTCCTACAGCCGATCCCCGTCGGCGAGACCGCGCTCGTCGAAGCCTACGTCTACGAGACCGGTCGCTCCAGCGTCCGCGTCCGCCTGCGCGTCTTCCGCGAGGACCCCCGGTCGGGCGAGCGCGAGCTCACCACCGAATCGTACTCCGTCTACGTCGCCATCGACGACGACCGAGAGCCCGTCGAAGTCCCCGAACTCACCGTCGACTCCGAGGAGGGCGAACGGCTCCGCGCCGACGCCATCGACGGCGACGACAAGGAGAGTGCCCACTGA
- a CDS encoding NAD(P)/FAD-dependent oxidoreductase, whose product MNRADVAIVGGGPAGTAAAWAAADEGADAVVVEKGVPRADRDRLGPDSTDAAGMLDYWLEIMDVPAEELPDDVILSVLDGAEFIGPSESVTLESTGIESSYDHFGFAFHRAKFDDWLRDRAEEAGGRYEVGTSVKSVETDLSGDPRHTLELADGETIGADYLILADGPQRTVTTGVLDGFLPGSRSVSEYLSPDRANHIAYQEHRRIPEELFDPAHIKFWWGVIPGHTAYPWIFPNDDNVARVGLTMPIGMDLADVANPESYALLEPDDEQIPAGATYLERLLEREYPGYDIEDFPLVEDRGKRGGTEAYPISSTRPIDSPTSAGIAVVGGAMGTTSAFHEGGDHVAVRTGKIAGELAANDRLLAYNGRWKKAIGDEILRNVTFAEVVRGWEPADWDRIFAATRAMKHRGGYDWGGALKSGTTALKLVADYRWTKRGFGDGKYVQLRQDEYEV is encoded by the coding sequence ATGAACCGCGCAGACGTCGCGATCGTGGGCGGCGGTCCGGCCGGCACCGCGGCGGCGTGGGCGGCCGCCGACGAGGGGGCCGACGCCGTCGTCGTCGAGAAGGGTGTCCCACGAGCGGATCGGGACCGGCTCGGCCCCGACTCGACCGACGCCGCCGGGATGCTCGACTACTGGCTGGAGATCATGGACGTCCCGGCCGAGGAGCTCCCCGACGACGTGATACTGAGCGTCCTCGACGGCGCCGAGTTCATCGGCCCCTCCGAGTCGGTGACGCTCGAATCGACCGGCATCGAGTCCTCCTACGACCACTTCGGGTTCGCCTTCCACCGCGCGAAGTTCGACGACTGGCTGCGTGACCGCGCCGAGGAAGCGGGCGGCCGATACGAGGTCGGCACGAGCGTCAAGTCCGTCGAGACCGACCTCTCGGGCGACCCGCGCCACACGCTCGAACTCGCCGACGGCGAGACGATCGGCGCCGACTACCTGATCCTCGCCGACGGGCCCCAGCGGACGGTCACGACCGGCGTCCTCGACGGGTTCCTGCCCGGCAGCCGGAGCGTCTCCGAGTACCTCTCGCCGGACCGGGCGAACCACATCGCCTACCAGGAACACCGGCGCATCCCCGAGGAGCTGTTCGACCCCGCCCACATCAAGTTCTGGTGGGGCGTCATCCCGGGCCACACCGCCTACCCGTGGATCTTCCCGAACGACGACAACGTCGCCCGCGTCGGCCTGACGATGCCGATCGGGATGGATCTCGCCGACGTGGCCAACCCCGAGTCGTACGCGCTGCTGGAGCCCGACGACGAGCAAATTCCGGCCGGGGCGACGTACCTCGAACGACTGCTCGAACGCGAGTACCCGGGCTACGACATCGAGGACTTCCCGCTGGTCGAAGACCGGGGCAAGCGCGGCGGGACCGAGGCGTATCCGATCTCCTCGACGCGACCCATCGACTCGCCGACGAGCGCCGGAATCGCCGTCGTCGGCGGTGCGATGGGCACCACCTCGGCGTTCCACGAGGGCGGCGACCACGTGGCCGTCCGCACGGGCAAGATCGCCGGCGAACTCGCGGCTAACGACCGCCTGCTCGCCTACAACGGCCGCTGGAAGAAAGCCATCGGCGACGAGATACTGCGGAACGTCACCTTCGCGGAGGTCGTCCGCGGCTGGGAACCCGCCGACTGGGACCGCATCTTCGCCGCGACGCGCGCGATGAAACATCGCGGCGGCTACGACTGGGGTGGCGCGCTGAAGTCGGGTACGACGGCGCTGAAGCTCGTCGCCGACTATCGGTGGACGAAACGGGGCTTCGGCGACGGGAAGTACGTCCAGTTGCGACAGGACGAGTACGAAGTGTAG
- a CDS encoding AbrB/MazE/SpoVT family DNA-binding domain-containing protein, producing MATREDATITSKGQVTIPKEIRERLDLDEGTKVEFVLDDDGRVTIRPKESAMERLRGVRRTLSKHDVDLDEMRRDSERAWSSHTEDS from the coding sequence ATGGCCACTAGGGAAGACGCGACGATCACCAGCAAGGGACAGGTCACGATCCCGAAGGAGATCCGGGAGCGGCTCGACCTCGACGAGGGGACGAAGGTGGAGTTCGTGCTCGACGATGACGGGAGGGTGACCATCCGACCGAAGGAGTCGGCGATGGAACGGCTCCGAGGCGTGCGGCGGACGCTCTCGAAACACGACGTCGACCTCGACGAGATGCGCCGGGACTCCGAGCGGGCGTGGAGTTCCCACACCGAGGACTCGTGA
- a CDS encoding fumarylacetoacetate hydrolase family protein, whose translation MRRVRFRDSAGNVRGGRWTVRDGEEVVTAAAGPYGRIAFGDETFDPDEVDVLAPCEPTKIVCVGRNYADHADERDEEIPDRPLLFLKTPNTVATHNSTVTLPAGKERIEHEAELGVVIGERCRNVDAATADDVIAGYTPFNDLSNRDDQDREQNWVRGKAFDGAAPMGPVIATPEHLADDATVEARVNGEVRQSESIEKMIFSIPELIEEITTYMTLEPGDVIATGTPEGVGPLADGDEVEIEIDDVGTLRHTVEFPDGE comes from the coding sequence ATGAGACGCGTCCGCTTTCGCGATTCTGCCGGCAACGTCCGCGGCGGTCGGTGGACCGTCAGGGACGGGGAGGAGGTGGTCACCGCCGCGGCGGGCCCGTACGGACGCATCGCCTTCGGCGACGAGACGTTCGACCCCGACGAGGTAGACGTACTCGCTCCCTGCGAACCGACCAAGATCGTCTGCGTCGGCCGCAACTACGCCGACCACGCCGACGAGCGCGACGAGGAGATCCCCGACCGCCCGCTGCTCTTTCTCAAGACGCCCAACACCGTCGCCACCCACAACAGCACCGTCACGCTCCCCGCCGGCAAGGAGCGGATCGAACACGAGGCGGAACTCGGCGTCGTCATCGGCGAGCGCTGTCGCAACGTCGACGCCGCCACCGCCGACGACGTGATCGCCGGCTACACCCCGTTCAACGACCTCTCGAACCGCGACGACCAGGACCGCGAGCAGAACTGGGTCCGCGGCAAGGCTTTCGACGGCGCCGCCCCGATGGGACCGGTCATCGCCACGCCGGAGCACCTCGCCGATGACGCCACCGTCGAGGCCCGGGTCAACGGCGAGGTCCGCCAGTCCGAATCGATCGAGAAGATGATCTTCTCCATCCCGGAGCTCATCGAGGAGATCACGACCTACATGACCCTCGAACCGGGCGACGTGATCGCCACCGGCACCCCCGAGGGCGTCGGTCCGCTCGCCGACGGCGACGAGGTGGAGATCGAGATCGACGACGTGGGGACGCTGCGGCACACGGTGGAGTTCCCGGACGGCGAGTGA
- a CDS encoding prephenate dehydrogenase/arogenate dehydrogenase family protein → MNLLVVGAGEMGRWFARTVTAGAPDPPPVAFTDTDPSAAREAAAACDAAVDDAPDARVVPTDTDERFDVVCFAVPIPAVGTVVPAYADRADRALVDVSGVMAPALDAMGAAGPDLERVSFHPLFAAANAPGNVAVVADAPGPVTDEIRAALADAGNDTFETTAREHDRAMETVQARAHAAVLAFGIAAEPVADEFGTPVSEALFDTLATVTGNDPSVYADIQTTFDGAESVAEAARRIADADRDAFESLYREADTALAPTADGDGNESGDADGERP, encoded by the coding sequence ATGAACCTGCTCGTGGTCGGCGCCGGCGAGATGGGGCGGTGGTTCGCCCGGACGGTCACCGCCGGGGCCCCCGACCCGCCGCCGGTCGCGTTCACCGACACCGACCCGAGCGCTGCGCGCGAGGCCGCTGCCGCGTGCGACGCCGCCGTCGACGACGCCCCTGACGCCCGCGTCGTCCCGACCGACACCGACGAGCGCTTCGACGTCGTCTGTTTCGCGGTGCCGATCCCCGCAGTCGGGACGGTCGTCCCGGCGTACGCCGACCGGGCGGACCGGGCGCTGGTCGACGTGTCCGGCGTGATGGCCCCCGCGCTCGACGCGATGGGAGCCGCCGGTCCGGACCTCGAACGGGTGAGCTTCCACCCGCTGTTCGCGGCCGCCAACGCGCCGGGCAACGTCGCCGTCGTCGCGGACGCCCCCGGCCCCGTGACCGACGAGATCCGCGCGGCGCTGGCCGACGCCGGCAACGACACCTTCGAGACGACCGCCCGGGAACACGACCGAGCGATGGAGACCGTCCAGGCCCGCGCTCACGCGGCCGTGCTGGCGTTCGGCATCGCCGCCGAACCGGTCGCCGACGAGTTCGGGACGCCCGTCTCGGAAGCGCTGTTCGACACCCTGGCGACCGTCACCGGCAACGACCCGAGCGTCTACGCCGACATTCAGACCACCTTCGACGGCGCCGAGAGCGTCGCCGAGGCCGCTCGCCGAATCGCCGACGCCGACCGCGACGCCTTCGAGTCGCTGTACCGCGAGGCGGACACAGCGCTCGCGCCGACCGCCGACGGGGACGGAAACGAGAGCGGTGACGCGGACGGAGAGCGTCCATGA